The Solanum dulcamara chromosome 2, daSolDulc1.2, whole genome shotgun sequence region CTGGTGTTCCATTTTTCTGGTCATGGCTTACAAAAAAGGAGCTACACTTCAGATGAAATTGATGGTTATGATGAAACACTTTGCCCCTTGGACTATGAAACAAAAGGAATGATTGTTGATGATGAACTAAATGCAACACTTGTTAGGCCTCTTCCTCGCGGTGCTAAGCTTCACGCCATCATAGATGCCTGTCACAGTGGTACTATGCTAGATTTACCATTTTTTTGTAGGATGGACAGGTCTGTGACACTACTACTTTTTGTTCTACTTAATGCTCAAATTTCTAGTAGGAAACCCCCTCTTGTCCGAAATATTAGTAGTCGTTTTATGTTTACTCTTATGATTAAGGCTATCAAACgtctttcttaaaaaaaatacttatgcAGAACTGGACGATATGTGTGGGAAGACCATCGTCCTCGATCAGGAGTATGGAAAGGAACAAGTGGAGGAGAGGCTATATCTTTCAGTGGTTGTGATGATCATCAAAAATCAGCAGATACAGATGTAAAATTCACTTTTCCATCTAAAGTTTTAGATCTTCTTGAAATGGAACTTAGTGTAAATCAACCTAAGCAAAGCCAATTGAATGACTTGCTACTTGATGACAGAGTTTGTCTAAGGTCATTTCAACTGGTGCAATGACCTTCTCTTTCATCCAAGCAATTGAGCGTGGACAAGGAACTACTTATGGAAGTATTCTGAATGCAATCAGATCTTCCATCCGCAGTTCTGATAGTGATTTAGGAAGCAACATCACCAGTTCTCTTCTCACAATGCTAATTACCGGGGGAAGCTCTGGCTTTGGGATGAGACAGGTAATTTTAACTTAAGAATACATTTACTGATATTGAATTGGTCTTCCAGTGTAAATGGATCATGTCTAAGTTGATTGATCGCTACAAATAGATATTTCCAGGAACAATATACtcaatgtaatcccacaaagtAGGGTCTCCCCATCTGGAGAAGATAGAGTGTATAGAGTGGTATAAAGActgtttctgatagaccctcggctcaagaaaaACTGTTCATATTACTCAAAATGATGTTtgaagtgtatatatatatatatcattgttTACCTTTTGGTTGCAGGAGCCCCAGTTGACTGCTAATGAGCCATTTGATGTGAACACCAGAAAGTTTTCACTATAACATCTTAAGCAATCTTACACACCTCCTGCTTTCATATAGTTTGGGTGCATAGATACCGATTGAAGTTATCGGAGAGAGAAATAAAGTCTTACTATCAATTCCTTTTGAATAAGGCTACGCTGCTTCAAGCGTTTGAAACTAAAATCTTTGTTAGCATCTCTTTCAGATTTCCAGTTCTTCAACCTCTGTATTGCTAAATTTACTTAAATTTTCTTACCTTCTCTTTTCTCTGTCCTGTTTCCTATTCAGAGAACAAATATAACGCTTCTTGGCATAACCTCCTAGAGAATATTTGTGTTTCCATGTAGTGAAAAGTTTTGATACAAGAAATACTTGTATGAACGCACTTCAGTATGGATTACTCGTTTATTCAATGTCGGACAACATTATGTCTATTTCTTTAGCAGACAGCATGACAGGGATAATGTAATAGCATTATTAAATTGAGGTTTAGTGAACTGCTAATTCACTGAGATTTGGTGCTTTACGCAACGATAGGAGACTCTTAAAAATGGTGTTACCActaatagaaaaagaaaaggaaatcaGTAAACAAAGGCCTCTTTTGACCTTCAAGTTCACATTGGACGTAGGCAATACTGCTAATTGCTAGTCTTCAACGATAGCATCATGAGTTCTTATTTACAAGGCAAAACTTGGTTCACGTAACATCAACTCAAgctaaaatgttttttttttatatttctcaaGCCTACAAAAAggtatataactatatattgtAAATGAAATGCTGTTCAAGGCAATGATTCAAGTAATGCTGCGTTCTGAAACAGCTATTAAATGTATGTAAACCAAGGACTACGAAAAGCTCTGTAACGGCAACTACAGAGACATGGAGTGAGAACTGGAAACCCACACAAAAAGTGCACCCCAAGCTAGAAATTAGGGAGCATGAGAATACAGGATAATTCTTTTTGAACAATCTATTCTCATTACTGCAGTTTAGCGTAAAGCTTATATAGCAGCAAATAAGATATATAAAGAAACCTTGTCCGAAGCATTTATTCAAGTAATGCAGGACTTAAAATAGAAatcagcagcagcagcagcttATGCAAAAAGGATGAAGTAGTTTATCAATCAGACACAAAGGAAAACAGAAAGTTCACCAAGGACAAAGATTGTATTGCTGTTTGCTTAACCAGTGAGGGCAGCATTAAGGGCGCTGTGTACATCAACTCCTATTTGGGCTTCAGCTTTTTCTACATCGGTTGATGCCGTGCTTAGCTTCTGAGTGGACTCAGTGAGGCCCTTTTGAACCAAATTGGGGTCGATGCGATCAAGTGGTACAGCTTCAATAGCAATTATATCCGCAAAAGAATTTGCATGAACAAATGCAAATCCACCACTCACAAAGTACTTGTTCACATCGTTGCCCTCGTGAACTGATAAGATACCAGGCTTCAGCTCAGCAATTGTCGCTACATGCCCAGGTAAAACACCCATCTGTCCTGTTGTTGCAGGGATTATAACCATGTCAACCTGGATATAATGCAAAATGGAGGAGCAGCTTGAATCAGATTTTCAGAGCCATTTGATGCACATTCATCATAAGCATACTATTAAACCTCACACAAGTATTCCCACATAATTGACAAATGTTGAAACATTGAGCTAGAAAATGTTTCTCTGGTTTATTAATAGTCAGCATACAATGTAAACTTAATGAGACTACAGTAAGAAACTGAAATAAATCAGCAGTTTGTGGAGCACCCTCGGaaattaacaaaattttaataatgACAAGTTTGTCAAAAGACAACAAACTCCACACTGATCAGattcttgagaaattcaatACCAATTGAACTGCTATATTAAGGTTGTTGTGTTATTGCCTTGTAGCATAAACTGATCATTTAAACCAAGCAAATCCAAATTTAAATATACAAATTGAAGAGCATATTATTAGTTGTTTTTCCCACAACAATGACTGCTAAGTGCTAACTAATTCACTCCTAGAAAAGAAGATTTCATAAGGATTTCTGCATGAAATtactactccctccgtcccaaaATAAGTGTCACTTTAGCTTATTCAtacttattaagaaaaataataaatagaagGTATAGTTTACTAAATTACCCCTATTTATTAgatgtttcttgagaattgaGCACGATTAAAAAGTAGTTCTTTAGTACTAGGTATACTTGGAAAAAACATACTAATTTTTGTCTTAAGTTCCTAAGGTGACATTTATTTTGGGACAAATGTTTATTGCTAAAGCGACACTTATtttgggacggagggagtatttaGCAAGAATAACagcctgtttggatgggcttttAGCTTTTGGCTTATCTTTGTCTTTTTGGCTTAAAAACGAGGGCTTAAAAACACTTTTTTATTTTGCCCAAAAACTTCAAAAGTGCTTAAAAGCTATTTTAGcttaaaacacttaaaataagtcaatccaaacaagcTCTAAGATGCAAAAGGCTTCAGTTTGAAAAAACCTTCATGAAGCTTAGATTTGATTCACTTGTCACTGCCAACAAAAATTCCTTTGATTCAATTGATCCCTTAGGAAACGGTATAAAAACAACATCCAGAGTGGGTACTCCTATTGTCCCACTTGACCTACTTGACATTTTAGAGTGTCTCCCAAAATGTAAATTATAAATACACCCCATCTCCTATACTCAAACTAGTAAGAGTAGTTTTATTTGTTGTGTGGTCACCCATTTAAAAGCTTAAATTGTTAGAATGGTTGCACTTTGATTTATTTAATTACATCTTCAACAAACTTATGCATGCGGGCCTGATTCTTTTTGATGAGCCAAGCACATCGAGATATTTTTTACGACAGTGATACTTGAACATAGAACCTCTAACTACTCTGATGTAATATTGAGGTGTGTGATCACCATCTAAAaacttaggggtcgtttggtatgAAGGATAACACCAAATAGTCTCGGGATTAAATTAT contains the following coding sequences:
- the LOC129879281 gene encoding metacaspase-1-like, with product MVKFVECTNCHTTLQLPNGAQSIRCAVCSAVMTDTTGPRRRTQLSSYMNNYFLMSGHGRPAAEQRIQPPPAFGRKRALIIGITYKKTKYELKGCINDAKFVTVSRKEGRDSHRIPTIPNIRRAIYWLMQGVQAGDSLVFHFSGHGLQKRSYTSDEIDGYDETLCPLDYETKGMIVDDELNATLVRPLPRGAKLHAIIDACHSGTMLDLPFFCRMDRTGRYVWEDHRPRSGVWKGTSGGEAISFSGCDDHQKSADTDVKFTFPSKVLDLLEMELSVNQPKQSQLNDLLLDDRVCLRSFQLVQ
- the LOC129880840 gene encoding ATP synthase subunit delta', mitochondrial-like isoform X1, whose protein sequence is MFRHGSRFLARATTMRWSRRFATDLQAEYVVDSNFAEAWKKAIPNVDPPKTPSAYMARRPATPSSIPSKLTVNFVLPYTSELSGKEVDMVIIPATTGQMGVLPGHVATIAELKPGILSVHEGNDVNKYFVSGGFAFVHANSFADIIAIEAVPLDRIDPNLVQKGLTESTQKLSTASTDVEKAEAQIGVDVHSALNAALTG